The Tistrella mobilis genome includes a window with the following:
- a CDS encoding anthranilate synthase component I, which yields MTAETIPAPSSWRTAGGVIVRRHVEALPHDGATQPLIDALDTRPGVLLASSYDYPGRYVRFDLGFTDPPLVFTARMTGLAGAEVDIRALNARGRVLLPAITRALGDHPHVSGLMIDEDQVTARILDGPAEFPEEDRSRQPSAFSAIRAIIDLFASPEDPHLGLYGAFGYDIALAFERIPLARKRMSDHRDIVLYLPDRVISVDHAARRAWSIAYDFTVDGASTDDLPREVHADIAAPPAANAAADDMGPGEYAAMVEAALPEFAAGNLFEVVPGRVFRRPATTPPSELFRRLCRRNPAPYGFLINLGRSEHLIGASPEMYVRVTGRRIETCPISGTIARGRDAIEDAERIRTLLASAKEEAELTMCTDVDRNDKSRVSVPGSVRIVGRRQIEMYSRLIHTVDHVEGMLADGYDALDAFLSHCWAVTVTGAPKRAAMSWIERMEKSPRAWYGGAIGRIGFDGDMNTGLTLRTIRVKAGVAEVRAGATLLFDSEPAAEEAETVLKASAMIDVLERPDQERREAIPPRPGKGRRILLVDHEDSFVHTLSAYLKATGAETVTWRAPLAADLPARLAPDLAVLSPGPRSPADFGMNATLDLLTAARIPIFGVCLGLQGIVEYFGGRLGRLPVPMHGKPSRIRILVPDLLFEGLPEQITIGRYHSLFAAELPDCLEATAVDEAGIVMALRHREQPIRAVQFHPESLLSLQDEAGPRMIANLCRGLG from the coding sequence ATGACCGCCGAGACCATCCCTGCCCCGTCCAGCTGGCGCACCGCCGGCGGCGTGATCGTGCGCCGCCATGTCGAGGCCCTGCCCCATGACGGTGCCACCCAGCCGCTGATCGATGCGCTCGACACCCGGCCCGGCGTGCTGCTTGCGTCCTCTTACGACTATCCGGGCCGCTATGTCCGTTTCGATCTGGGCTTCACCGATCCGCCGCTGGTCTTTACCGCGCGCATGACCGGGCTTGCCGGTGCCGAGGTCGACATCCGGGCGCTGAATGCCCGCGGCCGGGTGCTGCTGCCGGCGATCACCCGGGCGCTGGGCGATCACCCCCATGTCTCCGGGCTGATGATCGACGAAGACCAGGTCACCGCCCGCATTCTCGACGGCCCGGCCGAATTTCCGGAAGAGGACCGCAGCCGCCAGCCCTCGGCCTTCTCGGCGATCCGCGCGATCATCGATCTGTTCGCGAGCCCCGAGGATCCGCATCTGGGCCTTTATGGCGCCTTCGGCTACGACATCGCACTGGCCTTCGAGCGTATCCCCCTGGCCCGCAAGCGGATGTCGGATCATCGCGACATCGTGCTCTACCTGCCCGACCGGGTGATCTCGGTCGATCACGCCGCCCGCCGGGCCTGGTCGATCGCCTACGACTTCACCGTCGACGGCGCCTCCACCGACGATCTGCCGCGCGAGGTGCATGCCGACATCGCGGCGCCGCCCGCCGCCAATGCCGCGGCCGACGACATGGGCCCGGGCGAATACGCCGCGATGGTCGAAGCCGCCCTGCCTGAATTCGCCGCCGGCAATCTGTTCGAAGTGGTGCCCGGCCGCGTCTTCCGCCGCCCGGCGACGACACCGCCGTCGGAACTGTTCCGGCGCCTCTGCCGCCGCAACCCCGCCCCCTATGGCTTTCTGATCAATCTGGGCCGGTCGGAGCATCTGATCGGCGCCAGCCCCGAAATGTATGTCCGGGTGACCGGACGGCGGATCGAGACCTGCCCGATTTCCGGCACCATCGCGCGCGGCCGCGATGCGATCGAGGATGCCGAGCGCATCCGCACCCTGCTCGCCTCGGCCAAGGAAGAGGCCGAGCTGACCATGTGCACCGATGTCGACCGCAACGACAAGTCGCGGGTCTCGGTCCCGGGCAGCGTGCGCATCGTCGGCCGGCGCCAGATCGAGATGTATTCCCGCCTGATCCACACGGTCGATCATGTCGAGGGCATGCTGGCCGACGGCTATGACGCGCTCGACGCCTTCCTCAGCCATTGCTGGGCGGTGACGGTGACCGGTGCGCCCAAGCGGGCGGCGATGAGCTGGATCGAGCGGATGGAGAAGAGCCCGCGCGCCTGGTATGGCGGCGCCATCGGCCGGATCGGCTTCGACGGCGACATGAACACCGGCCTTACGCTCCGCACCATCCGGGTGAAGGCGGGCGTGGCCGAGGTCCGCGCCGGAGCCACCCTGCTCTTCGACAGCGAACCGGCCGCGGAGGAGGCCGAAACCGTGCTCAAGGCCTCGGCGATGATCGACGTGCTGGAGCGTCCGGATCAGGAGCGCCGCGAGGCCATACCGCCCCGTCCGGGCAAGGGTCGCCGGATCCTGCTGGTCGACCACGAGGACAGTTTCGTCCACACGCTTTCGGCCTATCTGAAGGCGACCGGCGCGGAAACCGTCACCTGGCGCGCGCCGCTCGCGGCCGACCTGCCCGCCCGCCTGGCCCCCGATCTGGCCGTGCTCTCCCCCGGGCCCCGATCGCCGGCGGATTTCGGCATGAACGCCACGCTCGACCTGCTGACCGCCGCCCGCATCCCGATTTTCGGCGTCTGCCTGGGTCTGCAGGGGATCGTGGAGTATTTCGGCGGCCGGCTGGGCCGCCTGCCGGTGCCGATGCACGGCAAGCCGTCGCGCATCCGCATCCTTGTCCCCGATCTGCTGTTCGAGGGCCTGCCGGAGCAGATCACCATCGGCCGCTACCATTCCCTGTTCGCCGCCGAACTGCCCGACTGCCTGGAGGCGACCGCCGTCGACGAGGCCGGCATCGTGATGGCTCTGCGCCACCGCGAGCAGCCGATCCGCGCCGTGCAGTTCCACCCCGAAAGCCTGCTCAGCCTTCAGGACGAGGCGGGCCCGCGCATGATCGCCAATCTGTGCCGGGGGCTGGGGTAA